The Chloroflexota bacterium genome window below encodes:
- the rplC gene encoding 50S ribosomal protein L3: MLNGILGRKIGMTQIFTEKGETIPVTVIEAGPCVVTQLRTKDKDGYEAVQLGFGEIKPRKVTKPIQGHLKAAGRLVRFMREVKTTDLNAHTVGDVVNVDIFQIGEKIDVVGTSKGRGFAGVVKRHGFRGGPATHGQSDRHRAPGSIGSGTTPGRVWKNMRMAGRMGNDRVTVQNLEVVKIDLERHVILVKGSVPGAKNGLVMVSRAAKATKK; encoded by the coding sequence ATGCTCAATGGTATTTTGGGTCGCAAAATTGGCATGACCCAGATCTTCACCGAAAAAGGTGAAACCATTCCTGTCACCGTGATCGAAGCTGGCCCATGTGTGGTCACCCAACTTCGCACCAAGGACAAGGATGGCTATGAAGCAGTCCAACTCGGCTTCGGCGAAATCAAACCACGAAAAGTAACGAAGCCAATCCAAGGACACCTGAAAGCTGCTGGTCGGCTGGTTCGCTTCATGCGCGAAGTGAAAACCACTGACTTGAACGCACACACTGTCGGCGACGTGGTAAATGTTGATATTTTCCAAATCGGCGAAAAGATTGATGTCGTCGGCACAAGCAAAGGTCGCGGTTTTGCTGGTGTTGTCAAGCGCCACGGTTTCCGTGGTGGCCCAGCAACTCACGGTCAAAGCGACCGCCATCGCGCCCCAGGTTCGATTGGTTCAGGCACCACCCCAGGCCGCGTCTGGAAAAACATGCGCATGGCTGGTCGGATGGGCAATGATCGCGTAACCGTTCAAAATTTGGAAGTGGTAAAAATTGACCTTGAACGCCACGTAATCTTAGTTAAAGGCTCAGTGCCAGGCGCTAAGAATGGTTTGGTGATGGTCTCACGGGCAGCTAAGGCCACGAAGAAATAG
- the rplW gene encoding 50S ribosomal protein L23, translated as MNAHDIIIRPVITEKNTALMEEGKYTFEVAQEANKPMIKAAVQQIFNVNVKAVNTMNVKGKLKVRRTRNGQQSGYSRSWKKAIVTLAPGERIEIFEDL; from the coding sequence ATGAACGCGCACGATATTATTATTCGCCCCGTCATCACCGAAAAAAATACGGCGTTGATGGAAGAGGGCAAATACACGTTCGAGGTGGCACAAGAAGCCAACAAGCCGATGATCAAGGCTGCTGTGCAACAGATTTTCAACGTCAACGTGAAAGCTGTTAACACCATGAATGTCAAGGGTAAGTTGAAAGTTCGCCGTACTCGCAATGGCCAACAAAGCGGTTATAGCCGCAGTTGGAAAAAAGCCATCGTTACCTTGGCTCCAGGCGAACGGATCGAAATCTTCGAAGATCTCTAG
- the rpsQ gene encoding 30S ribosomal protein S17 yields the protein MNEHLATTDSRKQKVGRVVSNKMNKTVVVAVDYLRPHPLYRKTVRQTSKFYAHDENNECHVGDTVVIEETRPLSKLKRWRVVEIATKNRREGLNVLRQDVVTVEGETEEASS from the coding sequence ATGAACGAGCATTTAGCAACAACTGATAGCCGCAAGCAAAAAGTTGGTCGGGTTGTCAGCAATAAAATGAACAAAACCGTGGTGGTTGCAGTCGATTACCTGCGCCCCCATCCGTTGTATCGCAAAACTGTGCGTCAAACCAGCAAGTTTTACGCCCACGATGAAAACAACGAATGCCATGTAGGCGATACCGTGGTGATCGAAGAAACCCGCCCCTTGAGTAAGCTCAAGCGCTGGCGCGTGGTTGAAATCGCCACCAAAAACCGCCGCGAAGGCTTGAATGTTCTGCGCCAAGACGTAGTAACCGTTGAAGGCGAAACCGAGGAGGCCTCGTCGTGA
- the rpsS gene encoding 30S ribosomal protein S19, producing the protein MSRSTKKGPFVDVRLLSRVETMNRGNEKRPLKTWSRDSTIFPQMVGHTIAVHDGRRHVPVYITENMVGHKLGEFAPTRTFRGHGGKKADKRGKLK; encoded by the coding sequence ATGTCTCGTTCAACCAAAAAAGGTCCATTCGTTGACGTTCGGCTCTTGAGCCGCGTTGAAACGATGAATCGTGGCAATGAAAAGCGCCCACTCAAAACGTGGTCACGCGATTCAACCATCTTCCCTCAGATGGTTGGTCATACCATCGCTGTCCATGATGGCCGCCGTCACGTGCCAGTGTATATCACTGAAAACATGGTTGGTCATAAGTTGGGTGAATTCGCGCCGACCCGCACATTCCGTGGGCACGGTGGCAAAAAGGCCGACAAGCGCGGCAAATTAAAGTAA
- the rplP gene encoding 50S ribosomal protein L16 produces the protein MLMPKQMKYRRPHRPRNIKGIAQRGATVAFGDFGLVSLEAGWITSRQIESARRTITNYVKRGGKVWIRIFPDRPITQKPAETRMGSGKGSVEYYVAVIKPGRVLFELNGVPEDVAQEALRRAAQKLPVKCKFVTKASQEVGSNEG, from the coding sequence ATGTTAATGCCCAAGCAGATGAAATATCGCCGCCCACACCGCCCTCGTAACATCAAGGGTATTGCTCAACGCGGCGCAACTGTGGCATTCGGTGATTTTGGTTTGGTCTCGCTCGAAGCTGGCTGGATCACCAGTCGCCAAATCGAGTCGGCCCGCCGTACCATCACCAACTATGTGAAGCGGGGCGGTAAAGTTTGGATTCGGATCTTCCCAGATCGTCCAATTACCCAAAAGCCTGCGGAAACACGGATGGGTTCCGGTAAAGGTTCAGTTGAATACTATGTCGCAGTGATCAAGCCAGGTCGCGTGTTGTTCGAATTGAACGGCGTGCCCGAAGATGTGGCCCAAGAAGCACTGCGCCGCGCTGCCCAAAAATTGCCAGTCAAGTGCAAATTCGTAACCAAGGCATCGCAGGAGGTTGGCTCAAATGAAGGCTAG
- the rpmC gene encoding 50S ribosomal protein L29 translates to MKASELRDMSNADLEKLINDNKQELFTMRFQKSVGKLTNTARVRLLKKDIARAKTVIHERTLVAEGN, encoded by the coding sequence ATGAAGGCTAGTGAACTGCGCGACATGAGTAACGCTGATTTGGAAAAGTTGATCAACGATAACAAACAAGAGTTGTTCACCATGCGTTTCCAAAAATCAGTTGGCAAATTGACCAACACCGCCCGCGTGCGGTTGTTGAAAAAAGATATCGCCCGCGCCAAAACGGTCATCCACGAACGCACCTTGGTGGCGGAGGGAAATTAA
- the rpsJ gene encoding 30S ribosomal protein S10 codes for MAKQKVRIRLKAYDHKILDQSARQIVDAAERTGAQVAGPVPLPTKIEKYSVLRSPFIDRDSQEQFEIRTHKRLIDVIDPSQQTINALMKLNLPAGVDIEIKL; via the coding sequence TTGGCAAAGCAAAAAGTTCGCATTCGCCTCAAGGCGTATGACCACAAGATCTTGGATCAGTCGGCACGCCAGATCGTGGATGCGGCAGAACGCACCGGTGCCCAGGTCGCTGGCCCAGTGCCGTTGCCGACCAAGATCGAAAAATACAGCGTGTTGCGCTCACCCTTCATTGACCGCGACAGCCAAGAACAGTTCGAAATTCGGACCCACAAGCGTCTGATTGACGTGATCGATCCAAGCCAGCAAACGATCAATGCTTTGATGAAGCTCAACTTGCCCGCTGGTGTGGATATTGAAATTAAGCTCTAA
- the tuf gene encoding elongation factor Tu (EF-Tu; promotes GTP-dependent binding of aminoacyl-tRNA to the A-site of ribosomes during protein biosynthesis; when the tRNA anticodon matches the mRNA codon, GTP hydrolysis results; the inactive EF-Tu-GDP leaves the ribosome and release of GDP is promoted by elongation factor Ts; many prokaryotes have two copies of the gene encoding EF-Tu), giving the protein AKPGSIKPHTKFKAEVYVLKKEEGGRHSPFFSGYRPQFYVRTTDVTGAIGLPEGVEMVMPGDNIQMTVELIVPVAIEQGLKFAIREGGRTVGAGIVTEIIA; this is encoded by the coding sequence TGGCAAAACCAGGCTCGATCAAACCACACACCAAGTTCAAGGCCGAGGTCTACGTGTTGAAGAAAGAAGAAGGTGGCCGCCACAGCCCATTCTTCAGTGGCTATCGCCCACAGTTCTACGTTCGGACGACGGACGTGACGGGCGCGATTGGCTTGCCCGAAGGCGTGGAAATGGTGATGCCAGGCGACAACATCCAAATGACGGTGGAGTTGATCGTTCCGGTAGCTATCGAACAAGGCTTGAAGTTTGCGATTCGTGAAGGTGGCCGCACCGTGGGTGCAGGCATCGTGACCGAAATCATCGCATAA
- the rpsC gene encoding 30S ribosomal protein S3: protein MGRKVHPNGFRLGIIKDWKSKWFAERNYTEQLHQDLALRKYIEGADELKNAGVALVDIERSANRVEVTIHTAKPGIVIGKRGANVDTLKNQIEKLTGKKVRLNIQEIHQPELNAYLVAESVAEQISKRVSHKRAMKQATQRAMRLGAQGIKVKCSGRLGGAEMSRSLWEREGRVPLHTIRADIDYALVHAHTTYGRIGVKVWIYKGDVLGQRERQSATAAADAPKTNTRSGKGS, encoded by the coding sequence TTGGGTCGTAAAGTGCATCCGAATGGATTCCGCCTCGGCATCATTAAAGATTGGAAATCGAAGTGGTTTGCCGAACGTAACTATACTGAACAACTGCACCAAGACTTGGCACTGCGCAAATATATTGAAGGTGCCGATGAGTTGAAAAACGCTGGTGTAGCACTTGTTGATATCGAACGCTCAGCCAATCGGGTTGAAGTGACCATCCACACGGCTAAGCCAGGGATTGTCATTGGCAAACGCGGCGCGAACGTCGATACCCTCAAAAACCAAATTGAAAAACTCACAGGCAAAAAGGTGCGCTTGAATATTCAAGAAATTCACCAGCCTGAATTAAATGCTTACCTGGTGGCCGAAAGCGTTGCTGAACAAATCAGCAAGCGGGTTTCACACAAACGCGCCATGAAGCAAGCAACCCAACGTGCCATGCGGCTTGGTGCTCAAGGCATCAAAGTCAAATGCTCAGGCCGTTTGGGTGGCGCTGAAATGAGCCGCTCATTGTGGGAACGTGAAGGTCGTGTGCCCTTGCACACCATCCGCGCAGACATTGACTACGCCTTGGTGCATGCTCACACTACCTATGGCCGAATCGGGGTTAAAGTTTGGATTTATAAGGGCGATGTGCTTGGTCAACGCGAACGCCAATCTGCAACTGCAGCAGCCGATGCGCCAAAAACCAACACTCGTTCGGGCAAGGGGTCGTAA
- the rplV gene encoding 50S ribosomal protein L22: MQAKAILRNFRMSPQKVRLVADLVRGKNVTEALGILQYLPHKAAPEIARVIKSAKANADHNYQMSPEDLVVKTIMVDAGPVLKRYMPRARGRGDRILKRSSHITVIVDDGEVL; the protein is encoded by the coding sequence ATGCAAGCTAAAGCCATTCTGCGTAACTTCCGCATGTCGCCGCAAAAAGTTCGGCTGGTTGCCGACCTCGTGCGCGGTAAAAATGTGACGGAAGCGCTGGGGATTTTGCAATATCTGCCCCACAAGGCAGCCCCAGAAATTGCCCGCGTGATCAAGTCGGCCAAGGCCAATGCCGATCACAACTATCAAATGTCACCCGAGGATCTGGTCGTTAAAACGATTATGGTCGATGCTGGTCCAGTGCTCAAGCGCTATATGCCTCGTGCGCGTGGCCGTGGTGATCGTATCTTGAAGCGTTCGTCACACATTACCGTGATCGTCGATGACGGCGAAGTCTTGTAG
- the rplB gene encoding 50S ribosomal protein L2 — MGIKRYKPTSPGRRGMTVSDFAEITKFEPEKSLTEPLKKHAGRNNHGHITTRHRGGGHKRRYRLIDFKRKKFDIPAKVAGIEYDPNRSANIALLHYTDGEKRYIIAPLGLKVGDTLMAGPNAEIRIGNALPLANIPIGSQIHNIELTPGRGGQLVRSAGNTAQLMAREGNYATVRLPSGEMRMVHIKCMATLGQVGNVDHQNIMIGKAGRSRWLGRRPVVRGSAMNPVDHPHGGGEGRAPTGMNPKTKWGKPAMGKKTRHNPRTQRFIVRTRKQK, encoded by the coding sequence GTGGGCATCAAACGCTATAAACCGACATCGCCGGGTCGGCGTGGCATGACCGTCTCGGACTTCGCAGAAATCACGAAGTTCGAGCCAGAAAAGTCGCTTACCGAACCCTTAAAGAAACATGCTGGCCGTAACAACCACGGTCACATTACCACCCGTCACCGTGGTGGTGGCCACAAGCGCCGCTATCGCTTGATCGATTTCAAGCGCAAGAAATTTGATATTCCAGCAAAAGTGGCGGGGATTGAGTACGATCCAAACCGCTCAGCGAATATCGCTTTGTTGCACTACACCGACGGCGAAAAACGCTATATCATTGCTCCATTGGGCTTGAAAGTTGGCGATACCTTGATGGCTGGCCCCAATGCCGAAATTCGCATTGGTAATGCTTTGCCATTGGCCAACATCCCAATCGGTTCGCAAATTCACAACATCGAATTGACCCCTGGTCGTGGTGGCCAATTGGTGCGCAGTGCTGGTAACACCGCCCAATTGATGGCCCGCGAAGGTAACTACGCCACTGTGCGTTTGCCATCTGGCGAAATGCGCATGGTGCACATCAAGTGTATGGCTACCTTGGGTCAAGTCGGCAATGTTGATCACCAAAACATCATGATTGGGAAAGCTGGTCGCAGTCGCTGGTTGGGCCGTCGCCCAGTCGTGCGTGGTTCAGCAATGAACCCTGTTGATCACCCACACGGTGGTGGTGAAGGTCGCGCCCCAACTGGGATGAACCCCAAAACCAAATGGGGCAAGCCAGCAATGGGCAAAAAGACTCGCCACAACCCCCGCACTCAACGCTTTATCGTGCGGACTCGCAAGCAAAAATAA
- the rplD gene encoding 50S ribosomal protein L4, protein MEAKLYNQAGQAIGTLELQDYIFGIEPNIPVMHQAVIRQLANARLGTHSTKTRGEVRGSTRKLYRQKGTGRARQGAIRAPHHSGGGVVHGPKPRKYTKAMPRKMRRLAVRSALSAKYAENQIIFLDDLSLNAPKTKDFLALLKNLPLVGDKTLVALGEKSDNITLSASNLPNVKTLLAAYLNVRDLLTYDTLILPKSALSVVETILGKK, encoded by the coding sequence ATGGAAGCCAAGCTTTATAACCAAGCCGGTCAAGCCATCGGCACGCTTGAGCTGCAAGACTACATCTTCGGCATCGAGCCTAACATTCCCGTGATGCACCAAGCAGTCATTCGCCAACTGGCTAATGCACGTTTGGGCACTCACAGCACCAAGACTCGTGGTGAAGTACGTGGTAGCACGCGCAAGTTGTATCGCCAAAAAGGTACTGGTCGCGCTCGCCAAGGCGCTATTCGCGCCCCCCATCACTCAGGTGGTGGTGTTGTTCACGGGCCAAAGCCCCGCAAGTACACCAAAGCCATGCCTCGCAAAATGCGCCGCTTGGCAGTACGCTCGGCACTTTCGGCCAAATACGCTGAAAACCAAATCATTTTCTTAGATGATTTGAGCTTGAATGCACCAAAAACCAAAGACTTCCTGGCTTTGTTGAAAAACTTGCCCTTAGTCGGCGATAAGACGCTGGTGGCATTGGGTGAAAAGAGCGATAACATCACGTTATCAGCCAGCAACCTGCCAAATGTCAAGACCTTGTTGGCAGCCTACCTGAATGTTCGGGATCTGTTGACCTACGACACCTTGATTTTGCCCAAGTCGGCACTCAGCGTTGTTGAAACAATTCTGGGCAAAAAGTAG